In Rhododendron vialii isolate Sample 1 chromosome 9a, ASM3025357v1, the following are encoded in one genomic region:
- the LOC131301136 gene encoding uncharacterized protein LOC131301136 — MGYCIPCFGSSKHRKSLNKTHVQVPTGNQRHETCETRQHTKAARQEVEKKIEPIVDSKNKHEEKSVGIVIIKKVTFDLNVRAHEELPTQEVKNRSVELWNGEENGNKKEATQDESQARSDSSMSSVFTYPPSHRYHNCTSSDDDGESEAMEFLESDSDDNQESDSLFSISIESRNQISALEIDEIEVNSPIPVRSLPECELKSIGSNQNERRKDLGSVLYPVENLTQWRASKSAKPTPLKDQEKENIDILAIIAFSEGPHLKSSNGDFKRRSEHSKSEVNDVAVDTSLSSWLVESETTSISKNSTTNNSVGNSPGRVNSSRRYEDRRILGALTVEELR; from the exons ATGGGTTACTGTATCCCCTGTTTCGGTTCTTCAAAGCATCggaaatccctcaacaagacccATGTACAAGTTCCCACTGGAAATCAA AGACACGAGACTTGTGAAACTCGACAACACACCAAGGCTGCTAGGCAAGAAGTTGAAAAGAAGATCGAACCCATCGTAGATTCAAA AAATAAGCATGAAGAGAAATCGGTCGGAATCGTCATCATAAAAAAAGTCACATTTGATTTGAATGTGCGAGCCCATGAGGAACTCCCAACCCAAGAAGTCAAGAATCGTTCAGTGGAATTGTGGAATGGCGAAGAAAACGGAAACAAGAAAGAAGCAACACAGGATGAAAGCCAGGCCCGATCAGATTCCAGCATGTCGAGTGTGTTCACTTATCCTCCAAGCCACAGATACCACAATTGCACAAGCAGTGACGATGATGGCGAATCTGAAGCCATGGAGTTCTTGGAAAGTGATTCTGATGATAATCAAGAATCTGACTCGCTGTTCTCTATCTCCATAGAATCAAGAAATCAAATTTCTGCACTGGAAATCGACGAGATAGAGGTCAATAGTCCGATACCGGTCCGCAGCTTGCCTGAGTGCGAATTGAAGTCGATTGGGTCGAATCAGAATGAGAGAAGGAAAGACTTGGGATCTGTTTTGTACCCAGTTGAGAATCTCACTCAATGGAGAGCGAGCAAATCTGCGAAACCAACGCCGTTGAAGGATCAAGAAAAGGAGAATATCGATATACTAGCCATAATAGCCTTCAGCGAAGGGCCTCATTTGAAGTCCTCGAATGGGGATTTTAAACGGCGGTCCGAACATTCGAAGTCCGAGGTCAATGATGTTGCAGTTGATACTAGCCTGTCAAGCTGGTTGGTTGAATCCGAAACTACATCCATATCCAAAAACAGTACAACCAACAACTCTGTGGGGAATTCGCCGGGGAGGGTAAATTCGTCAAGGAGGTACGAAGACAGGCGGATTTTAGGAGCATTGACTGTTGAAGAGCTCAGATAA